The region CAATGAGCACGATATTGTGCTCATCTTCGATGAAATACAGTGTGGAATTGCCCGAACAGGTAAAATGTTAGCTTGGGAACACTACGGAGTGAAACCAGACATCATTACCCTGGCAAAAGGCCTTGGAGGGGGCGTTCCTATAGGAGCCATACTATCTAACCAAAGAGTCAGCGATGCAATTGATTTTGGCGACCACGGAACAACTTTTGGTGGCAACCCACTCTCAACTGCAGCAGCATTAGCAACGCTTGAAACAATTGAACAAGATAATCTGGTTCAGGAAGCACATGAAAAAGGAGCATGGCTGGTAGAACGTATTCAGGCACTGAATGAAATTTCTATTAAAGAGATCAGGGGAAAAGGCTTAATGATTGGAATTGAGTTCAATTTTGAGACCAAACCGCTGGTAGCCAAAATGCTCGAACACGGTGTTTTAGCTAACGCCACTGCAGGCAACGTTTTAAGGCTTGTGCCCCCGCTTGTAATTACTTACGACGAGATGAAAAAAGTTGTTGAAGTTATTAAGCAATCATTAAAAGAAATTAACCATGACTAAAAAGAAAGTTGCCATAATTGGCGCTACAGGATATACCGGATCAGAATTGGTAAGAATTCTTGTAAATCATCCGGAAGTAGAAATTACCATGATCACTTCTGAAACCTATGCCGGTAAAAACATAACCGATGTGCACCCGTTTTTACAGGGTATTGCAGATTTTAAACTTCATTCGGTCGAGGATATTGATGACGCCAATGCCGATCTTGTATTTCTTGCATTGCCACATGGCGTATCAATGGATTTTGTGAAACGGTTTCAGAATAAACCATTTAAGATTGTTGACCTTTCAGGTGACTTCAGATTGCAAACACCTGAAGTTTATGAAGAATGGTATCAGAAAGCACACTCGTTTTCACAAGGCTTTTCATTGGCTAAATTTGGATTGCCGGAATTGTTTTCAGAGGAAATTAAGCAGAGTAATCTGGTAGCCAATCCCGGTTGCTTTCCCACAGGAGCAATTCTTGGAGCTGCACCTTTATTAGTAGGCGACTACATTGAAGCTTCACCTTTAATAGTCGACTCAAAAACCGGGGTGACCGGGGCCGGAATTAAATCAAAACCTGTGAATTTGTATTCTAATGTGAATGACAATTTTAAAGCCTATGGATTAAAAAAGCACAGACATACCATTGAAATTCAGGAAGTATTGGGTGCTGCAGCCGGAAATGATATTGCCGTGCAGTTTACACCACACCTTTTGCCTATAGATCGTGGAATTTTATCCACCATCTATGCAAAACCTAAAAAGTCAATTACAGATAATGATTTGCAGGAGATTTACAGTAAGTTTTATGCTGCCAAACCTTTCGTTAGATTGCGAAACCAGGTGCCCGCAACAAAAGATGTAAGGGGTAGTAACTTTTGCGATATTTACACAACATATGATGATCGCACCGGAATGATTATAGTGATAAGTGCGATCGATAACCTCGTGAAAGGCGCAGCAGGCCAGGCCGTGCACAATATGAACCTTATGTTGGGTCTGGATGAGAGCGCAGGTCTGAATTTAGTGCCTGTACAACCATAATTACAATTGAATCAAAATATAAAATTACCAATCAAAAAATTACACCATGGAAATGATTAAGAATTTAACCAATGTCAGAGGAATAAAATGCTGGGGTGCGCACACGGGAATTAAATCTTTGCGTCGTGACCTGGCCATGATCTATTCGGATGTACCGGCCAGTGCGGCAGGTGTATTTACACAAAACAAGGTAACAGCAGCACCTGTAGATCTTACTAAAAAACATATTGCTGACGGCAAAGCGCAGGCTATTGTAATTAATGCCGGTAATGCCAACGCAGCTACTGGCGAACAAGGTCGGCTGGGCGCTGAAGCTATGGCTGAAGCCATGGCCGAGGAGTTGAAAATTGACAGGGAACTCGTGCTTGTTTCCTCTACCGGGCTTATTGGCGAACCTTTCCCAACAGAAGATATCGTAAAAGGAATACGTGAGAATGTGAGTAAACTTACCACCAAATCCAATGCCGGATCATTTACCGCTAATGCAATTCTCACCACAGACACCTATGCAAAAGAGGGTTTTGTGGAGTTTGGTGTCGATGGTTATGAAGTGAACATGGGCGGAATTGCCAAGGGATCAGGAATGATTCACCCCAACATGGCTACAATGCTGGCTTTTATCGTAACCGATGTGGCAATAGAACCCAAATTATTGCAAAAAACGGTGGAAGAAGCAGCTGATAAATCATTTAACATGATTACCGTTGATGGAGATACCTCCACAAACGATATGGTGCTTGTGATGGCCAATGGCAAAGCACATAATGATATGCTAAAAACCAAAAAAGATCCGGGGTATTCAGATTTTAAAAAGAATTTGGAAGAAATGATGATTCACCTGGCCAAACAAATTGTGTCAGATGGCGAAGGTGCATCTAAGTTTATTGAGTATGAAGTTGTGAATGCTTCCAAGGTTGATGAAGCCAGAACTTTGATACGCGAAATTTCAGATTCAACACTTGTGAAAGCCGCCATGTTTGGTCGCGATCCCAATTGGGGCCGAATTATTGGAGCAGCAGGAAATGCAGGGATCCCCTTCGATTACCAAAAAGTAGATTTATACCTCGGTAGCGACGAGAAAATTGTGAAAGTAATTGAACAGGGCGTACCACAAGAATTTGATCGTAACATGATGAAAAAGTTGCTGCGCGAATCGCATTTACATATTAAGTTGGACCTGCATCAGGGCAAATCGGCAGCCAAGGGCTGGGGTACCGATCTCACGACCGATTATGTAATGTTTAATTCTGTTTATACGACATAGAAATTGTTGTTTATTGATACATTATTTTGAGCAGGTTTGCCTACTTTTGCAGCCTGCTCATTTTTTAAGAATTTAACTTTAACTACTAATATGGATCAGGGAATTTGTAACGGACCACGCGGATTTATTTTTGATTTAGACGGAACACTGGCCAATAGCATGCCGGTGCATCTTGCCGCATGGCAGGCGGTTGGGGAACAGTATGGCTTTGAATACACGGAAGAAGATTTAAACCGATATGCCGGAATGTCGGGGGGGGAGATTGTTCGGATTATTAACGAAAAGCAAAACCTTGAATTAGACCCTGATGAAATAACCAACCAAAAAGAGGCCCGTTTTCTTGAAAATATTCATAAAGTTGAACCGATTAGGCCAGTAATGCGATTGCTTGCCCGGTATGCTAACCAGGTACCTGTATCTGTCGGAACAGGAAGTTTTCGCAGGGTAGCCCTGCAGATTTTGGAGGCAATAGGCCTGTCTGACAGTGTTGAGCTGCTAGTAACGGCCGATGATGTGGATAAGCATAAACCCGATCCCGATACCTTCCTGAAATGTGCCGAACTTATGAATGTCAGTCCCGAAGAGTGCCTTGTTTTCGAAGATGCTGAACTTGGTTTTCAGGCCGCAAAAAATGCTGGCATGCAATATATCGATGTCCGCAAGTTTTATTAATAACCAGACTCTTTGTTTGCAGGGAGAGCCATTTCGAATCCCTCAGCTCATCCCACAAGCCACTCAATGGCCATTCGGGAAGTGACAATTATTTACTGTGTATCTTTGAGTATTACCAGAGTTTGTCGAGTTGCATTGTGGGTTTGCATATGTGAATCGGAACGAACAAGCAAACATCTTATTTTTAGTCATTTGAGGATATATTAACCAAATGGTTAAATTTTTTAGTTAAATTATTTGGTCGTTTGCGAAACCTTTTATTCATTTGTAACGTTGAATTTAACCAAATAGTTAAACCAAATAGTAAAATGACAGAGCAGCAAACAGAACAAAAAATATTGAATGCAGCACGGAAGCTTTTTATGCAAAAGGGTATGGGAGCCACACGTATGCAGGAAATTGCAGATGAGGCAGGAATTAATAAGGCTTTGCTTCATTATTATTTCCGTAGCAAACAAAAATTGTTCGAGCATACTTTTAAAGAAGCTTTCGGACATCTTCAACCAAGGTTGCAGGTACTCACAAATCAGGATCTTCCGCTCGAAAAACGTATTCGGCTATTCATCAGCGAGTATCTTGATGTAATTGAAAAGAATCGTTTTTTGCCTTTGTTTATCATGCAGGAGATTCAGCGCGATCCGGGTAATTTATACGCCATGATGACCTCCTCAGGATTCGATCCCCGGAAGTTGCTCCCAATTTTCGCTCAGGCAATTGGAAAAACCGAGGAGGAGGCTTTTGAATTAATTTTGAATACTATTTCTCTCGTCGTATTTCCCTATGTAGGTCAGCCTTTGATTACACATGTTTTTTTTCATGGAGACCAAAAGGCATATGAAAATTTACTCGAAGGCAGGAAAGAGCGAATAGCCGATCTGATAATCAAGACACTTAAGAACCAGTAAAATCGCACCGTTATGAATCTCAAAACCATTATCCTAATCATGCTTCTTCCAGTAGGTTTGTCAGCACAAAAAACCATTTCACTGGAAGAATGCTGGAGCAATGCACGGAAAAATATGCCTGTGCTGCAAAACCTGCAGGCATTGGATCAACTGGATAGTCTGGAACAGTTGATTTTGAAAACCAATTATTTACCCAAACTAAATGCCAATGCCCAGGCCACATGGCAATCGGATGTAACCAGCGTGGAAATTCCCATACCCGGGTTTGCTATAGATGAACCTTCGAAAGATCAATACAAAGCTACAATTGAAATTAACCAACTCATTTGGGATGGCGGTCGCACCAGGGCATTGCGACAAAACCAACAAATAGAGACTGCTCTTACAAAAGCGGAAACAGAAGAGGCTTTTTTTTCTTTAAAGCAACGTGTAGCCAGTTTGTATTTTGCGCTTATGCTTTCGCAAAAACAATTGGAGCTCACCCAGCAATTAATCAGCACACTGGACAAAAAACTAAAAGAGTTGGATGCAGCCGTAACGCAGGGTGTGGTGCGTGAAGCAGGGAAATATGTGCTTCAGGCCGAAAAGCTCCAGGCAGAGCAGGATCTTTCAGACCAAAAATTCCAGGCAAAGGCTGTGGCTGACATGATAAATGTGCTCACAGGTTTGAATATTCAGTATTCCGATTCTCTGGCAACACCCAATGCCCGGGTACCGGAGACTGTAAAGCGGCATCAGCTAACTATTTATGAGCTGCAGCAAGATGCTGCGGTAAGTATGGCTGAAGTTATACAAAAGAACCGGATGCCGGTATTTAACGCCTTTGCACAGGCAGGATACGGTAAACCCGGGCTCAATATGCTCAAAAATGAGGCAGATAGCTGGCTCATGGCCGGTGCAAGTGTTTCGTGGAACATATTCGATTGGAAAAAGACCAACCGGCAAAAGCAGCAACTCAAATTGCAGCGCCAGATGGTGGATCAAAGTCGAGATCAGTTTCTGCAGCAAGTGAATATTGAACAGCAAAAATATTTGGCTGAAATGGAGCAGTATCGTGCAGCACTTGCAAAAGACGAAGAGATCATCGAGCTGCGCCAAAAAATCACCAAGGACTTTAGTTCACAGCTTAAACAGGGTACAGTTACTTCATCTGCTTATGTCGAAGAGCTTTTCAAGGAACAATCGGCTCGCATAAGTAAAGAAATTCATGCTATAAGGCTGAACCAGGCACAGGTATCACTGCAGATTTTACTTGAGGAATAATAAAAGGATCTGAGATATTGGATATTAGATAATCGATAAACATATAAGGAATGAGTTATAAAAAACTAGATATCTGGCATTTAGCAAGAGAGAATGTAAATCAAATTCATGAAATGACAATTCAAACCTTACCTAAGTTTGAATTGTATGAAACCAGATCTCAGATCAGAAGATCATCAAAGTCTGTAAAAGCTATCATTGTAGAACGATATGGAAGGAAAGAGTATAAATTGGAATTTATACCTTTTTTGACGTTTTCTTTAGCTTCAAATTATGAAACCTCCATGTTTGACCATTAAACACACACGAGCATGATTATTTGGAGTATTACAGTTAAAAAGCTGTAAAACAGGTAGTAGGAGGTTCCATCCCGATTGGCATCGGGACAGGTAATGACCACTAAAATCAAAATTATAAACATATGAAACGTTGGATCATTTAGAAACGCTGTTTGAAACCAAATCTCTTAAAAATGAAGAGCTTTTCAATGAGATCCATACAAGGACTATACATCTAAGTAAGAAACTATACAATTTCATTAACGCAGTATATTCAAAACATAACGATCAGCGATCGTAGATCAAATATCTTATATCTAAGATCCAGGATCAATAAACCTAAGAACTATGAAAAACATAAATATTCCAGCCGTCTTAATACTAGCATTTTCATTATTCGTCGGATGTGAAAATGATAACGCAAAATCTGATGCATTTGGCAACTTTGAAGCCGATGAGATATTGGTAGCTGCCAAAGGGCAGGGAGAACTTATAGATTTTAAAGTGAGAGAAGGTCACACTTACACTAAAGGAGCTCATGTGGGGACAATTGATACTACACAATTGCACCTGCAAAAGGCACAGCTTCGAGCCAGAATGCAATCTATAAAAAGTCAGGCTGCCAATATCGAAGCGCAAAGGGAGGTCGTAAAGAGAGAATTGTCTGTGTATGAGAAAAACCTCAGGCGTATAAAAGCCCTGACTGAGCAAAAGGCAGCCACACCCCAACAGCTCGATGAGATTGAAGGAAAAGTCAACGTGGCTACAGCACGTTTGGAGGCTTACAGGGTACAAAAGCAATCGGTATTACAGGAATTGAATGTGCTGGAAAGTCAATTGGCTTCTCTCGACGCTCAAATCAACGATTATCGCATCATCAATCCAATTAATGGAATTGTATTGAACCATTTCAAGAAGCCGGGAGAAACTGTAATGCCCGGAACAGGCCTTTTCAAAATAGCCCCGGCCAGCAGTCTGATCTTGCGTGTGTATGTGGACGGTGAAATGTTACACAAAGTTCGCAAAGGCGATGAGGTCAAAGTTTATACCGATGTAGAGGGCGACAAATTATACGAAGACAATGGTGTGGTGACCTGGGTGGCCAACGAAGCAGAGTTTACGCCCAAAGTAATACAAACCCGCAAGGAGCGGACTAAATTGGTCTATGCGGTCAAAATAAAAGTGAAAAACAAAGAGGGACGTTACAAAATTGGTATGCCTGCAGAAGTAAAGTTTTAAATAGATCTAAGCTCCAATATCTATGATCCAAATAAATAACATATCAAAAAACTTCGGAGAAGTTCAGGCCGTTCGGGACATAAATCTTGAAATTAATGACAGTGAACTGTTCGGATTGATTGGTCCCGATGGTGCCGGAAAAAGCACTTTAATGCGCTTGATGGTCACACTTTTTATTCCAGAATCGGGATCAATTTCCATGAATGGACGCGACACGATAAAAGAATATAAGGAAATTAGAAAACATGTGGGCTATATGCCGGGTAGGTTTTCGCTTTATCAGGATTTGAGCGTGGAAGAAAACCTGGCTTTTTATGCCAGCGTGTTTGGTAGCACCATTGAAGAGAACTATGATTTGGTGAAAGATGTATACGAACAAATCGCTCCATTCAGGAAG is a window of Salinivirga cyanobacteriivorans DNA encoding:
- the argC gene encoding N-acetyl-gamma-glutamyl-phosphate reductase; its protein translation is MTKKKVAIIGATGYTGSELVRILVNHPEVEITMITSETYAGKNITDVHPFLQGIADFKLHSVEDIDDANADLVFLALPHGVSMDFVKRFQNKPFKIVDLSGDFRLQTPEVYEEWYQKAHSFSQGFSLAKFGLPELFSEEIKQSNLVANPGCFPTGAILGAAPLLVGDYIEASPLIVDSKTGVTGAGIKSKPVNLYSNVNDNFKAYGLKKHRHTIEIQEVLGAAAGNDIAVQFTPHLLPIDRGILSTIYAKPKKSITDNDLQEIYSKFYAAKPFVRLRNQVPATKDVRGSNFCDIYTTYDDRTGMIIVISAIDNLVKGAAGQAVHNMNLMLGLDESAGLNLVPVQP
- the argJ gene encoding bifunctional glutamate N-acetyltransferase/amino-acid acetyltransferase ArgJ, which gives rise to MEMIKNLTNVRGIKCWGAHTGIKSLRRDLAMIYSDVPASAAGVFTQNKVTAAPVDLTKKHIADGKAQAIVINAGNANAATGEQGRLGAEAMAEAMAEELKIDRELVLVSSTGLIGEPFPTEDIVKGIRENVSKLTTKSNAGSFTANAILTTDTYAKEGFVEFGVDGYEVNMGGIAKGSGMIHPNMATMLAFIVTDVAIEPKLLQKTVEEAADKSFNMITVDGDTSTNDMVLVMANGKAHNDMLKTKKDPGYSDFKKNLEEMMIHLAKQIVSDGEGASKFIEYEVVNASKVDEARTLIREISDSTLVKAAMFGRDPNWGRIIGAAGNAGIPFDYQKVDLYLGSDEKIVKVIEQGVPQEFDRNMMKKLLRESHLHIKLDLHQGKSAAKGWGTDLTTDYVMFNSVYTT
- a CDS encoding HAD family hydrolase, which translates into the protein MDQGICNGPRGFIFDLDGTLANSMPVHLAAWQAVGEQYGFEYTEEDLNRYAGMSGGEIVRIINEKQNLELDPDEITNQKEARFLENIHKVEPIRPVMRLLARYANQVPVSVGTGSFRRVALQILEAIGLSDSVELLVTADDVDKHKPDPDTFLKCAELMNVSPEECLVFEDAELGFQAAKNAGMQYIDVRKFY
- a CDS encoding TetR/AcrR family transcriptional regulator, encoding MTEQQTEQKILNAARKLFMQKGMGATRMQEIADEAGINKALLHYYFRSKQKLFEHTFKEAFGHLQPRLQVLTNQDLPLEKRIRLFISEYLDVIEKNRFLPLFIMQEIQRDPGNLYAMMTSSGFDPRKLLPIFAQAIGKTEEEAFELILNTISLVVFPYVGQPLITHVFFHGDQKAYENLLEGRKERIADLIIKTLKNQ
- a CDS encoding TolC family protein, yielding MNLKTIILIMLLPVGLSAQKTISLEECWSNARKNMPVLQNLQALDQLDSLEQLILKTNYLPKLNANAQATWQSDVTSVEIPIPGFAIDEPSKDQYKATIEINQLIWDGGRTRALRQNQQIETALTKAETEEAFFSLKQRVASLYFALMLSQKQLELTQQLISTLDKKLKELDAAVTQGVVREAGKYVLQAEKLQAEQDLSDQKFQAKAVADMINVLTGLNIQYSDSLATPNARVPETVKRHQLTIYELQQDAAVSMAEVIQKNRMPVFNAFAQAGYGKPGLNMLKNEADSWLMAGASVSWNIFDWKKTNRQKQQLKLQRQMVDQSRDQFLQQVNIEQQKYLAEMEQYRAALAKDEEIIELRQKITKDFSSQLKQGTVTSSAYVEELFKEQSARISKEIHAIRLNQAQVSLQILLEE
- a CDS encoding four helix bundle protein, whose product is MSYKKLDIWHLARENVNQIHEMTIQTLPKFELYETRSQIRRSSKSVKAIIVERYGRKEYKLEFIPFLTFSLASNYETSMFDH
- a CDS encoding HlyD family secretion protein, translated to MKNINIPAVLILAFSLFVGCENDNAKSDAFGNFEADEILVAAKGQGELIDFKVREGHTYTKGAHVGTIDTTQLHLQKAQLRARMQSIKSQAANIEAQREVVKRELSVYEKNLRRIKALTEQKAATPQQLDEIEGKVNVATARLEAYRVQKQSVLQELNVLESQLASLDAQINDYRIINPINGIVLNHFKKPGETVMPGTGLFKIAPASSLILRVYVDGEMLHKVRKGDEVKVYTDVEGDKLYEDNGVVTWVANEAEFTPKVIQTRKERTKLVYAVKIKVKNKEGRYKIGMPAEVKF